Below is a window of Watersipora subatra chromosome 11, tzWatSuba1.1, whole genome shotgun sequence DNA.
TTGGATTAATTTCTCCCTTTTGGTGAACATGAAGAGAAAACTGGTCATTGTCAAAGAGAAAGTTGTGAGCTCCAGTTATAGTAGCTGTAACAAGAAGTAACTCAATATTAGATTGGATGAAAGGCTCTGAGTTAGCAAATGAAAGATTGTAAAACATTCCATTAAAAATTAGACTACCAAACTTTTCATTGCTTTGCTGAAATAAGCTACAGAGATCAAATCTAAAAGTAGTTTTTGAATGATTCAAGATTTTTGACATAATATGTAATTAGTTTTTTCTGTTTAGCTTTTACTtcattttatttccatttttattgaaaacgAGCTGCGATGTTTTTAATAGATTTTGAGTTGACACACAACACAATGCAAAGAGTTTACTTTACAAGGAAATTGCTAAGACCTTAGAAATGATTATATTTTCACAAGCTCGTGTATAACAGGATGACCTACCGTGGACTCTAGTGTTTTCGTTATCAATCTGTGTAAGAGTGACAACTCCTCGCACTCGGAAAGGATGCTCGGTGCCATCAGCAGCCGTAAACATTCCAGAGTTATCGAACTTCACGAGAGCTTTGGTAACAGGGGTATCTACATAATAAAAtcactatcatatatatatggGTGTGTAAGTAATCTCTTGAAGATAGatgatgtctgcttagtttactgcaagcagaggctctTCGTGTTTTTAAGAGTACTGCTACACAAACAATGGCCTTGTGATGTTGTCTTGACATTTCTGAGTCCAGTGCCAAGAATACCTCAATGACCAGAGACATACCCAGCTGCAGAGACCAATTTAAGGTTGGTTGTCATTCCTGATTGACGATTATCTGATAAACTCtcaattttatttctatttttagtaACTCCACCTCGAGAAATTACAATCTCAACATAATATGTTACAATAAAAACGTTGTATTAGCTGCAAGTTTGTATTTTACGATTTTAGTTTTAGCAAATCAAATTGGCAATATACTTTTTCATCCTTATTTCTACTAAAGAAAACATTCCACTATCTGTTTATGGATAAAGAAGTTCCAATGGAAAATTATTATGAGAGAAGTTATCTTCATGTGGAGCAAACAACTTGGGAAGTAAGCTTACCGTAAGCACATGTAGGTTGAAATCCATACTTAGAAGGGTAGTTCTGACTGCTGATACACTCTGTATATATCTTTGTATATTCATCTGcaatagttttaaatgtgttGTTAGCTAACAAATCAACGCATATTTTTAAACTTCTAAAAATACAATTTCGTAAATGTTTGATAAATTAGCTATTGTTATGATTATAATTGAATAAGGAGCAGGGTTCAAGAAATTTTCCTTGAAATAGCatataaattttactaaaaGCTTTATATTTAACCTTGACTTTTCAATAAATGTTAAGTTTTAGGTTTTTTCTTTAGAGTATAATATTTATGTTGTTTTGCGGTTTAGTTCACAAATTCTGGTTTAAAAATTCAAGTGTTATATTTGGCTATGGCTACAAATCTTTCTTAGCCATGACATCAGCAGTTAGACAGCATAAATTGCTAGTCTCTAAACAAGATAGATTATGTCCCTAGAATATATTTTTGACAAACTTACCAAGGGTAATCAAGCCTTCCTGCAGCTGCTTGTGAAGAGCTGCATAATCACAAGTGACACGGGCTAGAGTGAGGCCAATTGAACAAACTGACACTAGCAGGCAGGTGGCTAGAGTAGATTTCATCATGTTTATCTAAAGAAGATAGCAGTTCTTGTTATTATGTTCTTCAACGCAAATcttgttattgttattgttcAAAGTTCTCGTTATTATGgtcttatatatattatatatattttatcaatattatatatgtataatattggTATCATATCAGCGTGTTAATGGCTGAGGAATTAAAAAGTAAAGCATCTACCACACTGAGTACTGACATAGACAtgtgtataataaatataatgttaaCATAACTGCTGTGAACTTCACTAGGTCGTGACATATATATTAACTCTGGCAACATAATATCTCaatgtttctataaaaatatttgatagcaAAAGCTTTCATCATgattgttaataaaaaaattacaaatcgTGAGCAGGTTGTGTTTACAATATTCGCAATGATGTAAATATATCATAATTTAGCAGAAAGCcagacaatttttttaatttttagtcaGTGAGCTGACAGGTAGGTGTCTAAGAGGCAGGTTCTCAGGTACTAGACAGAGTTTAAAACTAACTGTTTTTGACAACTAAGCAGAAGACATGGAGCTTGTGGAAATTGTATGAAATGTGACAATGACATTTActaatatacagtagataagttactattttttctaaaacttCTGCAGTAagtttaaaacaagtttttaaagttACTACCATAATTTCTATTCTAGAAATCGTTTGCTCATAGGTGATCAATATTTGCATGCGGGATTTTGTAGCCAAAGTTTAAAGTTAGATTTGTATGGAAACAACACTCATCTTCAATTTACTTCATTTAGTTTGGAtgaatttatttcaatttaGTTTGGATGAAACGTGAAAATGACATAGACTTACTACTATACAGtaaataatttaagtttttttttaaactttcgcagtaactttaaaactaatttttaaaactgtaaCTTTAATTTTCATTCTAGACATCGTTTGCTTATAGATGATTGATATTTGCATAAGCGGTTTTGTAGTCACAGCTAAAATTAGATTTGTATGTATACAACACAACATTCACCTTTAAGCTAATTAATCATTTATTTAACTGAAGTTGTCTTTCCACAACTCTTTTACCATTTTACCAAAAGCTTATCCTCCATGAATTTCTTAGACATATATTTGAAGGCCTCAGAGgccaaaatattttactttaaatcttttgaacaaaatagaaatgtgcaaactttcaataaaactgaaaactaattatatcagcatttttcaatgtttgagTTCAGATCTGTTAAACACAAAAACTCAACGTAAAACTTAACATATGAATGTAAACGAAACTTTAGTAGccaaattctgatgagctaaactttattattagatatttgctgtGTAAAATACTCAGATCACATTTCCAATCTACCTGACCATTCATTACATTCCTAGTTTCCCAGTAAATTCACTACACATTATACCAGACATCAACACTTTGTCAATTCACATTATAGAACAGTGTTATGTGAAAAGAGCTTTTTCTTTGTTTCAAAGTCTAATTTTTGCTTTAAACCGGTTATAATGAagctatatctatctatctatttatctatttatctatttatctatttatctatctatttatctatctatatatctatctatttatctatttatctatctatctatttatctatttatttatctatctatttatctatttatctatttatctatctatttatctatttatctatttatctatttatctatctatctatttatctatttatctatctatctatttatctattcatctatctatctatttatctatttatttatctatttatctatttatttatctatttatctatttatctatttatctatttatctatttatctatttatctatctatctatttatttatctatttatttatctatttatctatctatctatttatctatctatttatctatctatttatgtatttatgtatttatctatctatttatctatttatctatttatctatttatctatttatctatttatctatttatctatctatctatttatctacttatctatctatctctctatttCTATCTATCATATAGATTATGTACTACTTACCAATTACCAGATATAAGAGTCTAAGCGCAGGCTGTAAACCAAACTAGTGCTTGGTTGAAGTCTCAGAATTGAATGTGCTGCAGTTGTGCTCCTCCTGGTATTTATAGTAACATGGTACTGTTTCTAACTTCTGAATTAAGGAAACACTATAATTAATCACGCTTCTCTGACAagtagttctgagaaaactcgAGACCGAGAGAGATAACGTCACAATTAATCATCTTATTGCGTTGCCCTGACGATTGCGGCAACTTGAGATATCGTGCCTTTTCACTCTGGTCAAGTGCGTAAAACTTCTCTCTTCCGGAATGTAATAATTTGATGCGTAAAATATTTGTAACCGGAAAAACTTAGCCAACATGAGCCATAATTATGTTGTTGCCTCATAATACCTTCCGTATAAATTCATCGGGAATTTGTCACACATTTAGTGGTTTCTGATACAAAGCAGTTTTAACGATGAACTTACACtgaattttaatagattttatcagaaagtactaatatttttaatcatcggtaattgtttttctatcatttgcagttgttgttgatgtttgaggtgatctgactgccagaatgtttcaagattaaaatcaacaaaacgaTTAAAACGCTTGAATCAAgtgaaaatgtaattattacatctatagtagtaaagagactgacagagtAGAGACGTGTAACGCTGTAACTTGaccacaatagctgatatcaactctagcaacgatagcaactagtgatctctttttgcatttgtttttcttCTGGGcattttaatcgtgatcaagcTGTCCATTTCCTGTTACAATACAAAATGACTTTTTACAGCCTGCAGGTTTCGGTTTTCTATTAGCGTAATGTAGTCTGAactcaaatttatttgtattagtacgttcttttgtacataaacatccACTCATGTATGTAGTACAACAACGGTCTCTATATGGTATGCTATGAAAATTTCTTTCCGGCAGAGACCAATGCCACAGTTTTTGTACTATGTTGTTATGCCTGTTCTTTTATTATCGCCTGAGCTATTATCACTGtcaactttttcattttattcaaatttgcCATAGCACTGatttgtctatttatgtattataggtactatatttatagatataaactataaattctactgtcatacagcccaccaccagagtaataatggaaaaaagaaagggtactgcttgttgttgaaaaagtagttgtcagcaggaattggcagagtatagtgtaaatgagagttgtttgagatgatattcaataaaattgagggagcatcatcatcatctggaaacaaaggtgCTGCCAAggccatgtcatttacatcgcctacaacatctactatagaattctctgaatcagatgagttgttgttattattttgagtagcgcgttgttgaacattagcatttgatgttgctGGTTGCTGTGAGGGCtttctatttatcctcctattgcaCTGTAATAATTGcgagacacgtggacggccactgcgccggccacgacgtggtgttctgggaggttgtcTCTCCATGGAAATTGTCAAgctgttttgaaatgaaattcaaaaggtaaattatgcaaaacaacaGGTGGTATACAAATCAGACCTAAtatactactatctcaaacctatgtagGCTTAACCTACTGCACTGTgtgtaatttaactaacaacagcaataatgaaatatgtttattatatctctgaaatgcaatattagaagtaaaatggcaagctgctgtgtactatacacagtttgaaagttgattGTGTTAAATGCAGAATGGTTTGACAgcaatatgtaacagaaagcaagcattatcATTCACGTGTctagaagttttctgcaaactggagcaaaataaagaaatgttcttgtcataaCGGGGCAtagtagtttggccctagctggtacataagttgtaaagaatttcggctaatgttttaaataatttaatgaagccttcggtaattggacaaaaaaaacataggctgataaactgtgtgccacattttcgtacctgtaaatcagtCTACCCCTCAAACattctacgtttattacagaagccttaggcaattggacaatgctatagactggtgaaatgtgcacgtttttctagTGAAATGCGCAAGGCTTTATGGTTCTACAatctgtcgcacagctttatGGGGGTTTTATTgcccggtcttaattttgattaaaaaggcttgtcaggttttaatggcaattttaggccaaattaatctttctagttatgtataattcgatcaggtgggtaagttttaggatattgtcgacacttttcagagacttggtaacatattcaaataggtttatatgcgttttgtatcattatcatacttaaacgactccacagaaaaatggttaaattctttgatgggatttcggtacaagggtatGGTCGTTGATGAAcacttttcgggagttgtggtcacgtatgcatttatcataaagctcccaagcACTCGCTTTGTTcatgtttggttgtgggatttTAGTTTTCTTAATTATATTGCAGTTTTTTATATAGCTGCAATCTTATAACTATTCCAACACAACACATTAAAAAAGCTAATTAGGAAAGGTTGTTCGCTCGCTAGTGCATCCAACTTATAACCAATTATAAAGCATGGTGAATTCGCTGAAATAAGAACATTTATTGTTATACTTGTTGAGgtatttctttaaaagaatgAAATCAAAAACTGTTGTAATAGCTGTAGGTTGAGTATTCAACTGCGTCGGATAGtcgtaatatatttataacaacatattatatTTCTTGATTTATTGCAAAACATCGAGCAGTTTAACTGCTCATTATCCAGGaaacaatgacaataaaattatataaaaacaaataataaaatgtgaatacttaaaataaattacacTAATTGATTGAATTGAGTGGTTATAACTTAAATCATTCATACAAATCCTCAAATGAAGACTTGCTCACCACACGTACAACATTTACGCCCAAAAAGGGTTAGTTGGATCATATGTGCTGTCGGGGTGGTCCAGACCTTCCCAATCTGAAACAGCTATGGTACCACAGCCAACTCTAGGTGATCCTGTACCGGCATGAACTGTTATGGATCGTCCAAGCACGCTCAGTGGGCCGGTAAGTTTAACTTGAGTGTCGATGGTCGATATTGTCAGCACGTCCTGTTCAGAAGTTACGTGTGATGGGATTGTCACTCTAGCAACATCTCCAACGTGTCTTTCTTTTACTGATGGGTCATTGCTGTGACTCAGACCACATGGGTTGTAGTGTCCACCTAAAAATTGACAGAGTTAGCATAAGTTTCAATGGAGTCATTTCACTATTTTACTGATATTTTTTAGATATGTAGAAATATGTTTTAATTACAATTTGGTGTTGAGCTGCAAGCAGCTATTGAATAGATACAATATGCAAAAccaaattgaaactttacattaaagACAATTTTGGGAAGTTtgaacatataatataatatattaacgGATGACGATGTGTCACTTTCTTAGTAATCAGTCtgatctataaatatatatacgtacagtgtacatgtatatattatcgtttaaaatgataatttaaaataataaaaaataatattgtaaaaaagaaCACTCAATACCGTATGTGCAGagtaaattatatatcaatatataatatatataatatattgattactataatatattgattactataatatattgattatataatatactctTTCCAAAGTAATTTGCAAAAATCGCTAAAACAAAAGTTACGAAAAACTCTAAACTCTACTaattaaaactaaataatttttatggcCAAAATTTTTTGGCAGCTGCAAAGCTGTTTCAGCttcatatatatacttttttatatcatatatatgttttatattctacatatttatatatattcatatactatatacattatattatttatgcattatatataccttatacctatttattattgttattattgttttgtcataCCTCACTTCTCTTGAAAGTGGTATCTTGATGTCTTATATATTCCATCACTTATAGACTACTTAATTCACAAAATGATTCATTTCAGAAGTTCAAAGTTTAATTTACAGCTGTGAGTTTATTAATTAACAAGATAAGTATTTCATAACCAATTATTAAATCATTAAATTGATAACTATTAATTATGAATATTAATACAATTAACTCACCAGTAGCTAAACAACTTGGATTAATTTCTCCCTTTTGGTGAACATGAAGAGAAAACTGGTCATTGTCAAAGAGAAAGTTGTGAGCTCCGGTTATAGTAGCTGTAACAAGAAGTAACCCCATATTAGATTGGATGAAAGGCTGTGAGTTAGCAAATGAAAGATTGTAAAACATTCCATTAAAAATTAGACTACCAAACTTTTCATTGCTTTGCTGAAATAAGCTAACGAGagcaaatctaaaaaaattctGAGTGATTCAAGATTTTTGACATAAGATGTAATTAGTTTTTTCTGTTTAGCTTTTACTtcattttatttccatttttattgaaaacgAGCTGCGATGTTTTTAATAgattaaaacatttaatttaataatttaataattaatttaataacaCAATGCAAAGAGTTTACTTTACAAGGAAATTGCTAAGACCTTAGAAATGATTATATTTTCACAAGCTCGTGTATAACAGGATGACCTACCGTGGACTCTAGTGTTTTCGTTATCAATCTGTGTAAGAGTGACAACTCCTCGCACTCGGAAAGGATGCTCGGTGCCATCAGCAGCCGTAAACATTCCAGAGTTATCGAACTTCACGAGAGCTTTGGTAACAGGGGTATCTACATAATAAAAtcactatcatatatatatggGTGTGTAAGTAATCTCTTGAAGATAGatgatgtctgcttagtttactgcaagcagaggctctTCGCGTTTTTAAGAGTACTGCTACACAAACAATGGCCTTGTGATGTTGTCTTGACATTTCTGAGTCCAGTGCCAAAAATACCTCAATGACCAGAGACATACCCAGCTGCAGAGACCAATTTAAGGTTGGTTGTCATTCCTGATTGACGATTATCTGATAAACTCtcaattttatttctatttttagtaACTCCACCTCGAGAAATTACAATCTCAACATAATATGTTACAATAAAAACGTTGTATTAGCTGCAAGTTTGTATTTTACGATTTTAGTTTTAGCAAATCAAATTGGCAATATACTTTTTCATCCTTATTTCTACTAAAGAAAACATTCCACTATCTGTTAATGGATAAAGAAGTTCCAATGGAAAATTATTATGAGAGAAGTTATCTTCATGTGGAGCAAACAACTTGGGAAGTAAGCTTACCGTAAGCACATGTAGGTTGAAATCCATACTTAGAAGGGTAGTTCTGACTGCTGATACACTCTGTATATATCTTTGTATATTCATCTGcaatagttttaaatgtgttGTTAGCTAACAAATCAACGCATATTTTTAAACTTCTAAAAATACAATTTCATAAATGTTTGATAAATTAGCTATTGTTATGATTATAATTGAATAAGGAGCAGGGTTCAAGAAATTTTCCTTAAAATAGCatataaattttactaaaaGCTTTATATTTAACCTTGACTTTTCAATAAATGTTAAGTTTTAGGTTCTTTCTTTAGAGTATAATATTTATGTTGTTTTGCGGTTTAGTTCACAAATTCTGGTTTAAAAATTCAAGTGTTATATTTGGCTATGGCTACAAATCTTTCTTAGCCATGACATCAGCAGTTAGACAGCATAAATTGCTAGTCTCTAAACAAGATAGATTATGTCCCTAGAATATATTTTTGACAAACTTACCAAGGGTAATCAAGCCTTCCTGCAGTTGCTTGTGAAGAGCTGCATAATCACAAGTGACACGGGCTAGAGTGAGGCCAATTGAACAAACTGACACTAGCAGGCAGGTGGCTAGAGTAGATTTCATCATGTTTATCTAAAGAAGATAGCAGTTCTTGTTATTATGTTCTTCAACGCAAATcttgttattgttattgttaaaatTTCTCGTTATTATGgtcttatatatattatatatattttatcaatattatatatgtataatattggTATCATATCAGCGTGTTAATGGCTGAGGAATTAAAAAGTAAAGCATCTACCACACTGAGTACTGACATAGACAtgtgtataataaatataatgttaaCATAACTGCTGTGAACTTCACTAGGTCGTGACATATATATTAACTCTGGCAACATAATATCTCaatgtttctataaaaatatttgatagcaAAAGCTTTCATCATgattgttaataaaaaaattacaaatcgTGAGCAGGTTGTGTTTACAATATTCGCAATGATGTAAATATATCATAATTTAGCAGAAAGCcagacaatttttttaatttttagtcaGTGAGCTGACAGGTAGGTGTCTAAGAGGCAGGTTCTCAGGTACTAGACAGAGTTTAAAACTAACTGTTTTTGACAACTAAGCAGAAGACATGGAGCTTGTGGAAATTGTATGAAATGTGACAATGACATTTActaatatacagtagataagttactattttttctaaaacttCTGCAGTAagtttaaaacaagtttttaaagttACTACCATAATTTCTATTCTAGAAATCGTTTGCTCATAGGTGATCAATATTTGCATGTCGGATTTTGTAGCCAAAGTTTAAAGTTAGATTTGTATGGAAACAACACTCATCTTCAATTTACTTCATTTAGTTTGGATGAATTGATTTCAATTTAGTTTGGATGAAACGTGAAAATGACATAGACTTACTACTATACAGtaaataatttaagttttttttaaaactttcgcagtaactttaaaactaatttttaaaactgttaatttaattttcattCTAGACATCGTTTGCTTATAGATGATTGATATTTGCATAAGCGGTTTTGTAGTCACAACTAAAATTAGATTTGTATGTATACAACACAACATTCACCTTTAAGCTAATTAATCATTTATTTAACTGAAGTTGTCTTTCCACAACTCTTTTACCATTTTACCAAAAGCTTATCCTCCATGAATTTCTTAGACATATATTTGAAGGCCTCAGAGgccaaaatattttactttaaatcttttgaacaaaatagaaatgtgcaagctttcaataaaactgaaaactaattatatcagcatttttcaatgtttgagTTCAGATCTGTTAAACACAAAAACTCAACGTAAAACTTAACATATGAATGTAAACGAAACTTTAATAGccaaattctgatgagctaaactttattattagatatttgctgtGTAAAATACTCAGATCACATTTCCAATCTACCTGACCATTCATTACATTCCTAGTTTCCCAGTAAATTCACTACACATTATACCAGACATCAACACTTTGTCAATTCACATTATAGAACAGTGTTATGTGAAAAGAGCTTTTTCTTTGTTTCAAAGTCTAATTTTTGCTTTAAACCGGTTATAATGAAGctatatctatttatctatttatctatctatatatctatctattcatctatctatctatttatctatttatttatctatttatctatttatttatctatttatctatttatctatttatctatctatctatttatttatctatttatttatctatttatctatctatctatttatctatctatttatctatttatctgtctatttatgtatttatctatttatctatctatttatctatttatctatttatctatttatctatttatctatttatctatttatctatttatctatctatctatttatctacttatctatctatctctctatttCTATCTATCATATAGATTATGTACTACTTACCAATTACCAGATATAAGAGTCTAAGCGCAGGCTGTAAACCAAACTAGTGCTTGGTTGAAGTCTCAGAAGTGAATGTGCTGCAGTTGTGCTCCTCctagtatttatagtaacatGGTACTGTTTCTAACTTCTGAATTAATGAAACACTATAATTAATCACGCTTCTCTGACAAGTAGTTCTGAGAAATCTCGAGGCCGAGAGAGATAACGTCACAATTAATCATCTTATTGCGTTACCCTGACGATTGCGGCAACTTGAGATATCGTGCCTTTTCACTCTGGTCAAGTGCGTAAAACTTCTCTCTTCCGGAATGTAATAATTTGATGCGTAAAATATTTGTAACCGGAAAAACTTAGCCAACATGAGCCATAATTATGTTGTTGCCTCATAATACCTTCCGTATAAATTCATCGGGAATTTGTCACACATTTAGTGGTTTCTGATACAAAGCAGTTTTAACGATGAACTTACACtgaattttaatagattttatcagaaagtactaatatttttaatcatcggtaattgtttttctatcatttgcagttgttgttgatgtttgaggtgatctgactgccagaatgtttcaagattaaaatcaacaaaacgaTTAAAACGCTTGAATCAAgtgaaaatgtaattattaCATCTATAGTAGTAACGAGACTGACAGAGTAGAGAcgtgtaacactgcaacttgaccacaatagctgatatcaattctagcaacgatagcaactagtgatctcattttgcatttgtttttcttCTGGGcattttaatcgtgatcaagcCCTCCATTTCCTGTTACAATACAAAATGACTTTTTACAGCCTGCAGGTTTCGGTTTTCTATTAGCGTAATGTAGTCTGAactcaaatttatttgtattagta
It encodes the following:
- the LOC137408245 gene encoding uncharacterized protein isoform X3; the protein is MMKSTLATCLLVSVCSIGLTLARVTCDYAALHKQLQEGLITLDEYTKIYTECISSQNYPSKYGFQPTCAYDTPVTKALVKFDNSGMFTAADGTEHPFRVRGVVTLTQIDNENTRVHATITGAHNFLFDNDQFSLHVHQKGEINPSCLATGGHYNPCGLSHSNDPSVKERHVGDVARVTIPSHVTSEQDVLTISTIDTQVKLTGPLSVLGRSITVHAGTGSPRVGCGTIAVSDWEGLDHPDSTYDPTNPFWA
- the LOC137408246 gene encoding uncharacterized protein, whose protein sequence is MMKSTLATCLLVSVCSIGLTLARVTCDYAALHKQLQEGLITLDEYTKIYTECISSQNYPSKYGFQPTCAYDTPVTKALVKFDNSGMFTAADGTEHPFRVRGVVTLTQIDNENTRVHATITGAHNFLFDNDQFSLHVHQKGEINPSCLATGGHYNPCGLSHSNDPSVKERHVGDVARVTIPSHVTSDQDVLTISTIDTQVKLTGPLSVLGRSITVHAGTGSPRVGCGTIAVSDWEGLDHPDSTYDPTNPFWA